The Thiorhodovibrio frisius genome segment CCCGACCTACTTGACCCGAAGAACGACTACGTCTTCAAACGGCTGTTCGTCCGCGCGCCAGAACTGCTAGTTGCCCTCATCAACGCCGTCCGCCCTGAGCGTCCGAAACCTGTTCTACCTTGCCAAGGTCTATGCGCAGCAACTGAATGTCGGCGAAGATTATAGCCAAGCGCGGCCCGTCATCGGCATCCACCTGGTCGACTTTGAACTCTTCACAGAGACCAAAAACCAGCGCCAACAAGCCCACTGGCGGTTCGAGTTTCGCGACCGCCGCCAGCCAAGCGTCCGCTTGAGCGACCAACTCATCCTGTACATCATCGAATTGCCCAAAGCCGACCGGCTCGGCCAGACCGACCGCCAGGAGACTGACCTCCAAGCCTGGATCAAATTCTTCAAACACTGGAAGGAGCACACCACCATGAGCGCCCTCGACTCCGCCCCCGTCCAACAAGCCTGGAACGACCTCCAACGCATCAGCGCCGATGAGGAAGAACGCTACAAAGCCCTGGCACGCGAACGCGCCCTGAGCGATGCCGTCACCGAACGCAACTTTGCCTTGCGCGAAGGAGAGCACAAGGGCCAAGCCGCCATGCTCCGACGCCAACTCACCAAACGCTTCGGCCCACTCGACGAAAGCACCCAAGCGCGCCTGCAACACGCCACCCAAGAACAACTCGAGCACTGGAGTGACCGCATCCTCGACGCCCCCACCCTAAGCGCGGTCTTCGATCCGCATTAAGGCGGGGCGACGACTCAGGGACCAACCGTATAACGCCGCCTCGACTGCGTGGTCCTGCCCGCCAACCAACAAGAACCGATTCATGCCATCGAAGTCCAAGGCTGGTGCGACCCGGGCATATACGCCAGAATGCTCATCGACATGGGCCTGCTGATGGAAGCCCATCCCAAGCGCGAGGTGCGCGGACTGCTGCTCTTCCTCATCCCCGAGCACGATCCCCAAACCCCGCCCTGGCCGGACCTGATCGAGCGTGATCCCGATCCGCCCATCCGGCGGGTTTACCTGATTGATGTCCTGCACGACCTGCGGCAAACCGATCCTGACCACCCGCTGCTGGCAACCTTTCTGCCCTTTTTGATCGAAGACCAAGCACAACTGCGCACACAAGCCCCAGCGGCCTATCGTATCATCCAACAAGCCCCACTCCCGGAACCTGTCCGGCGATAATGCCGGGATGTATTTCAATCCTGGATAATGGCCCGTTTCCCGACCCTGACCATCGAGGAGATACTCATCATGCTCGGCGAACTCACCCCCTTGGAACAAACCCGCGCGTACCAGGATATCGTCGCGAGAAATCGACCAATCTGGATCAAGGAGGGTCGCGACGAAGGCTGCAAAGAAGGCCGCGATGAAGGCCGCCAAGAAGAAGCCAGCGGCTTGATCCGGCGCCTGCTCGCTCGCCGTCTTGGCAGGCTATCCGCCGCACAGCACAAGCGTCTTGAAGCCCTGACCTTGGCACAACTAGAAGCCCTCGGCGAAGCCCTGCTGGACTTCACCGATGCCGCCGACCTGGACACCTGGCTGGATGAAGCACTACAACACGCCTAAGCGCCTCTTCGTCAATCGACCATGCGAGACTGGAGCGACGTTATCAAGCCATGCCGAGTTCAAACAGCAGCTCGCAAATCAAATCGAGCGTGCCCAAGTCGCGCGCTTTGGATATCCTGCTTAAAGACTTGGAGATCGCAGCCCCCCTCAAGCAAGAGCCGCCTGCGTCGATAACCCTAAAACAACCCCGTCAAGCGTAAACACCCAACCCACCCATGGCAGAACCCCTCAACTTTCAGCCCATCTCCCTACAGCAAACGCTCCTAGAACAACAGCTGATCCAAGAGCCCAAACTTGCCAACCGTTATGCCGCCTTCGGATACCGCCCCCGACCTGCTTGACCCGAAGAACGACTACGTCTTCAAACGGCTGTTCGTCCGCGCTCCAGAGCTTTTGGTCGCCCTCATCAACGCCGTCCGCGTCGGCGAAGGCGCGCCCATTTCCCGCGTGATCATCCGTAACTCCGCCATCGACGGTGAGGAACTGGGCAACAAAAGTATTGCTCTCGATATCCTCGCGGAAGACGAGCACGGCCGGCGCTACGACATCGAAATGCAGGTTCGCCTGCATCCCGCCCTGAGCGTGCGTAACCTGTTCTACCTTGCCAAGGTCTATGCGCAACAACTGAAGATCGGTGAAGATTACAGCCAAGCGCGGCCCGTCATCGGCATCCACCTGGTCGACTTTGAACTTTTCACACAGACCCAACACCAACGCCAACAAGCCCACTGGCGGTTCGAGTTCCGCGATCGCCACCAGCCAACTGTCCGCTTGAGCGAGCAACTCATCCTGCACATCATCGAACTGCCCAAGGCTGACCGGCTTGGCCTGACTGAGCGTCAGGAAAGCGACCTCCATGCCTGGGTCAAATTCTTCAAACATTGGAAGGAGCAAACCACCATGAGCGTCCTCGACTCCGCCCCCGTCCAACAGGCCTGGAGCGACCTCCAACGCATCAGCGCCGATGAAGAAGAACGCTACAAAGCCCTGGCACGCGAACGCGCCCTCAGTGATGCCGTCACTGAACGCAACTTCGCCCTGCGCGAAGGTCGGCGTGAAGGCCAGCGCGAAGGCCGGCGCGAAGGCCAGCGCGAAGGCCAAGCCGCGGTCCTTAAGCGCCAACTCACCAAACGGTTCGGCCCGCTCGACGACAGCATCGAAGCGCGCCTAAAACAAGCCACCCAGGAACAACTCGAGCACTGGAGTGACCGCATCCTCGACGCCCCCACCCTCGGCGCGGTCTTCGATCCGCATTAAGGCCGGGCGACGCCTCTGGGACCAGCCGGAGAGCGCCGCCTCCTCGGCGGTCACCTTGAAAAACAAGGCTTGATGCGCTGGGTTGGCCGTGACGATGAGCGGACGGAGCCACTTCTTCCGCCATCCAGTATCGCGCACCCAAAAAAGACGGAGATCCGCGCGACAAAACTTCACCTGAAATCCACAAAAATCGTCCATCAATTTGATTTTCCGCATCTAGCCAGCCCGACAATCCGCGCTATGCTTAGACAAGACAACCACCGCGACCAAATCGCGCAGCCTGGGTGCGGCCTTCAGCCCCGGAGCTCGCGCCCCGCCCCCCCCCTAAAGCAAGGGCCGCTCGCGTCGATAACCCTAAAGCGACCCCGCAGAACGTAAACGCAAAACCAACCCATGGCGCAACCCCTCAACTTTCAGCCCATCTCCCTACAGCAAACGCTCTGGGACCAAAAGCAGCTGGAAGCCCTGTGCGCCCCGCGCATCATGCCGCCGTGGGAGAAATACCACGCCAACGACAACTACGGCTTTGCCACCATCCTCAAGGCCTACAGCGGCCACCCATTCGACAAACCGCTCCCCGTGCTGCTCACCCACGGCGTCTACTTCGACGACCAGCGCCTCTACGACATGGAACGCCAATGCGGCCTGCCCGGCGTCATGAGCTACCCGGACTTTCGCACGAAGCTCTGGCGGGAGAAGACCGACCTGCGCGTCATCCCATCTGCCTCGCCACTGCTCTATGCGCAACGGCTGATGGACCAGCACTTCGGCCCCCCGATGCCAGAAGCCCGCAGCGGCACCATCTACTTCCTGCCGCACTCCACCGGCCACATCAAACGCGAGATCGACCTCGACCAGGTCATCACCAAGCTCAAGCAATATTGCCAGCAACAACAAAAAGCCGGCCACAACCACCTGCTGCCGCTGTCCGTCTGCATCCACTGGCAAGACACCCAGCGTGGCAAACACCTACCCTTTAAAAGGGCCGGCCTCCCCGTCATCAGCGCCGGCCACCTCAGCGACCCAGACTTCATCTTCCGCCTGCTCCACTTGCTGCGCCTGAGCAACCTCACCCTCGGCGCCTTCCCCGGCGGCCACGTCTTCGCCTCCCTCGTCGCCGGCGTCCCCTTCATCGCCTGGGAACCCGCCAAAGCCGTCGCCGAAATCTCCACCGAATTCAAAAACGTCCTCGGCAGCCAGCGCAGCCCTGACCTCTCCGCGCGGTTAAATCATTGGGAAAGTCTCTTCCAGCCAGAACAAGACCCCGCTGAAGCCCCAACCCCATACCAGCCCATCACGGCAGCCCAGGAAGGCTTCGTCGACATGATGCTCGGCCGCGAAGATCTAATCGGCCCAGATGAACTCTTCGCGCAACTGCGCTCCTTCGGCTATCCCTACATGTCCGCAGAGAGCCGCCAAGCTCTCGACGAGCATTTCCGCAAACGCTACGCAGAAAACCCAGAAGTAACAGACTGCTTCGCCCGTCTCGCCGAAGGGTTCGCTCAGCTTAAAAACTGGCCCGCCGCCTTCGATCTGATCGCGAAGGATCGCCAACTCGAACGCCTCACACCGCATGCCGAATTGCGCAGCGCGCAATGGCTGCAACGCATGGGACGCGAAAGCGATGCCCTTGATTGTGTTCGTCAAGCTTATACCAAAGATCCCAGGTTGCAAGACGGTTTTGCCATGCTGTCACAGGAGGCAATCCGGCTCCGGGACTGGCGCAAGGCTCAGTATTTGCTTGATCAGGATGCGGCAGCCGGTCGGCTCTCACTAAACTACGGTCTCAGTTATGCACAAGTCTTGGTGCGTAACGGTGAAAATGAACGAGCGCACCATTGGATGGCACGCGCCCAAGCAGAAAATCTGTGCCAGGAAAAAGATTGGGTGGATTTGTGGTGGATAAAAATGGCAACGCGGGATTATGAAGGCGCCATCGCGCTGGCGCGACGCGATCTAGAAGCCGGACGGTTGTCGTTGGAGGGACAGTGGCAACTGGCTGAGTTGTATGAACGATGCGGAGAAACCGAGCAGGCGATTGCGTTGGTGGAGTCGGTCTATGCTGAAAATCACAAAGCGAAAGACTGGTTTGCCCGTTTGGGGTGGGAAAAAGGAGCGCAAATGGCGGATTGGGAGTCAGCACACGATTGGTTTTTGCGCGACATGAATCAGGGGCGATTGAGCGTGAATTGGAAGAGCGTGTTTGCCCGTATCAAGGCCAGTTTGGATCAATGGGATGAAGCCTTCGCATTGATTGCAACCGCTTATGCCGAGGATCCCAATCTGACAGGCGGCTATACGTCCCTTGGTTGGTGGGGGTATCGATTGGGCCGTGGCTTACCTTTTTGCCGCGAACAATATCAGCGCGATCAGACGTTAAAGCGAGAACCGCCAAACCAGGATCTTTTTGACAGTTTAATGGAAACTGCGAGTGGGAAGGTGCTTTCTTGGGAGTCATACCAGAAATACGCATCTCATCATAGTCATCTCATCGCTATCGGGTATCTGATTTTTGCTCAAGGGTATATTGAATTAGCCGCGCGGCTCATGGCTTTAAAATACGATCAAGGGGAGATGGCGCCGGTATGGTGGCCAACCTATGCGCTTATCCTGCAATCGGCTCAACAAAACGAACAGGCGAATACAGTAATCGACGCCATCGAAGCCCACCACTCACCGAAAGATATGATTTTGATTGGCGAGTGCGTCAAACCCAAAGCCCGCCTGACGGTCGCCGAACTGCGTACCTGGCTGAACACTCATATCAGCGAATCAGAACATCCATGATTGAAAGCCTTTTCAGCGCCATTCTTCCGTGGATACTGCAAAAGGGCACCGACCAGCGTCAGAACTCCATCGAGTTTCAAAATGCACAGCTTGCGATTCGCGAAGCGGTCAACCGCGAACTGCGCAGCAATCGCGCTTTAATCGACGAATTTCTTGAAAGAGCCGATGGCGATGGGCAAGTTGCATGCAAACTTGCCGACGAGCTATCGTTTACTGCCATGGAGCGGATTGAACAATCGATGATTCCGCTTGCTATCCTGTTTGCTTGCCCGCAGCCGCCGCAGTCCAGAGAACCGCAACCACAATTTCAGAACTGGTCTGCGCAACTAAATACCGAGGCTTTCTGGATTGAACGTATTTACCTGCGTTTGCGCATCCTGCGTGCGCGTTGGCGCGCCGGCCAAAAATACCAGGAAAACAGCATGCGTTACATCCAATGGTTGATCGCGGCATGGCTTGCGAATGCCAACGACAAGGAACGTTCGTCATCGTGAACATACTTGAAACCGGCATCAAAAATGTTCGTAACGCGACTCGCTATAGCATAGGTGCGGGAGCGTTGGCTGATTTACCAAAGGTACTGGCAAACCGTCGCGCTCAAGCAACGGGTTCCGTTGTTTACTTTATTGATGAATTTTTCAGGACGTCGCAACAGCTGATCGACCGACTCGCCATACAGCCGGCAGATCAACTTATCTTCGTTGCTAGCAAAAAAGAGGAACCCAGCACCGACGGTATTGACGGTATTGTCGCTGATCTACGCGGTCAGTTAACACAAAACCCGTGCGCTATTGTTGGGATGGGGGGCGGCAGTACCATGGATACCGCCAAAGCTGTGGCAAATTTGCTCACAAATGGCGGACGCGCCGAGGATTACCAGGGCTGGGATTTGGTGAAAGTGCCTGGAATCTATAAAATCGCTGTCCCTACTCTCTCGGGCACGGGTGCGGAGGCCACCCGTACCTGCGTCATGACGAACGCGCGCAACGGGTTAAAGCTGGGTATGAACAGCGATTATACCGTTTATGACGAGATCGTGCTGGATCCTGATCTTCCAGCCAGCGCCCCGCGCGACCAGTATTTTTACACGGGAATTGATGCCTATATCCACTGCTTCGAGGCATTGGCCGGCCATTACCGTAACGCTATTGGCGACGCCTTCTCGCGCGAGACGCTCAATCTCTGTCGTCAAGTCTTTTTGCAGGAAGATATGATGAGCGCCGCCCATCGCGAACAGCTTATGGTGGCCTCTTACCTGGGTGGCTGTGCAATCGCAACCAGTTATGTCGGTCTCGTGCATCCCTTCTCCGCCGGATTGAGCGTAGTGCTCGGAATTCGGCACTGTCTCGCCAACTGCCTTGTCATGCACGC includes the following:
- a CDS encoding PD-(D/E)XK nuclease family transposase, whose amino-acid sequence is MPSSTPSALSVRNLFYLAKVYAQQLNVGEDYSQARPVIGIHLVDFELFTETKNQRQQAHWRFEFRDRRQPSVRLSDQLILYIIELPKADRLGQTDRQETDLQAWIKFFKHWKEHTTMSALDSAPVQQAWNDLQRISADEEERYKALARERALSDAVTERNFALREGEHKGQAAMLRRQLTKRFGPLDESTQARLQHATQEQLEHWSDRILDAPTLSAVFDPH
- a CDS encoding DUF2887 domain-containing protein, whose protein sequence is MVLPANQQEPIHAIEVQGWCDPGIYARMLIDMGLLMEAHPKREVRGLLLFLIPEHDPQTPPWPDLIERDPDPPIRRVYLIDVLHDLRQTDPDHPLLATFLPFLIEDQAQLRTQAPAAYRIIQQAPLPEPVRR
- a CDS encoding DUF4351 domain-containing protein — encoded protein: MLGELTPLEQTRAYQDIVARNRPIWIKEGRDEGCKEGRDEGRQEEASGLIRRLLARRLGRLSAAQHKRLEALTLAQLEALGEALLDFTDAADLDTWLDEALQHA
- a CDS encoding Rpn family recombination-promoting nuclease/putative transposase; amino-acid sequence: MPTVMPPSDTAPDLLDPKNDYVFKRLFVRAPELLVALINAVRVGEGAPISRVIIRNSAIDGEELGNKSIALDILAEDEHGRRYDIEMQVRLHPALSVRNLFYLAKVYAQQLKIGEDYSQARPVIGIHLVDFELFTQTQHQRQQAHWRFEFRDRHQPTVRLSEQLILHIIELPKADRLGLTERQESDLHAWVKFFKHWKEQTTMSVLDSAPVQQAWSDLQRISADEEERYKALARERALSDAVTERNFALREGRREGQREGRREGQREGQAAVLKRQLTKRFGPLDDSIEARLKQATQEQLEHWSDRILDAPTLGAVFDPH
- a CDS encoding tetratricopeptide repeat protein, translating into MAQPLNFQPISLQQTLWDQKQLEALCAPRIMPPWEKYHANDNYGFATILKAYSGHPFDKPLPVLLTHGVYFDDQRLYDMERQCGLPGVMSYPDFRTKLWREKTDLRVIPSASPLLYAQRLMDQHFGPPMPEARSGTIYFLPHSTGHIKREIDLDQVITKLKQYCQQQQKAGHNHLLPLSVCIHWQDTQRGKHLPFKRAGLPVISAGHLSDPDFIFRLLHLLRLSNLTLGAFPGGHVFASLVAGVPFIAWEPAKAVAEISTEFKNVLGSQRSPDLSARLNHWESLFQPEQDPAEAPTPYQPITAAQEGFVDMMLGREDLIGPDELFAQLRSFGYPYMSAESRQALDEHFRKRYAENPEVTDCFARLAEGFAQLKNWPAAFDLIAKDRQLERLTPHAELRSAQWLQRMGRESDALDCVRQAYTKDPRLQDGFAMLSQEAIRLRDWRKAQYLLDQDAAAGRLSLNYGLSYAQVLVRNGENERAHHWMARAQAENLCQEKDWVDLWWIKMATRDYEGAIALARRDLEAGRLSLEGQWQLAELYERCGETEQAIALVESVYAENHKAKDWFARLGWEKGAQMADWESAHDWFLRDMNQGRLSVNWKSVFARIKASLDQWDEAFALIATAYAEDPNLTGGYTSLGWWGYRLGRGLPFCREQYQRDQTLKREPPNQDLFDSLMETASGKVLSWESYQKYASHHSHLIAIGYLIFAQGYIELAARLMALKYDQGEMAPVWWPTYALILQSAQQNEQANTVIDAIEAHHSPKDMILIGECVKPKARLTVAELRTWLNTHISESEHP
- a CDS encoding iron-containing alcohol dehydrogenase family protein — protein: MNILETGIKNVRNATRYSIGAGALADLPKVLANRRAQATGSVVYFIDEFFRTSQQLIDRLAIQPADQLIFVASKKEEPSTDGIDGIVADLRGQLTQNPCAIVGMGGGSTMDTAKAVANLLTNGGRAEDYQGWDLVKVPGIYKIAVPTLSGTGAEATRTCVMTNARNGLKLGMNSDYTVYDEIVLDPDLPASAPRDQYFYTGIDAYIHCFEALAGHYRNAIGDAFSRETLNLCRQVFLQEDMMSAAHREQLMVASYLGGCAIATSYVGLVHPFSAGLSVVLGIRHCLANCLVMHAMEPWYPREYEEFWRMAEHQGIEIPTGIGRDLTPDQYQALYEATMIHEKPLTNALGEHFRDILTPECVTNIFSQM